The following proteins are encoded in a genomic region of Betaproteobacteria bacterium:
- the ccmA gene encoding cytochrome c biogenesis heme-transporting ATPase CcmA encodes MLEAKGLACIRGERLLFHDLSFRVGPGSLLWISGGNGSGKTSLLRLLCGLSRPAAGAVLWLGADTSEECENFQRALIYQGHLNALKDDLAPEENLSFALHKASDRAAVSHCLREHGLGACLGLPVRVLSQGQKRRVALARLSLAGARPLWILDEPFAALDTAASVSLANLIVKHVRQQGTVLLTSHQEVEFADLPLQRLHLSGEPVVQRTGR; translated from the coding sequence ATGCTCGAAGCCAAGGGGCTGGCCTGCATACGCGGCGAGAGGCTGTTGTTCCACGACTTGTCTTTTCGCGTGGGACCTGGATCGTTGCTCTGGATATCTGGTGGCAATGGATCTGGCAAGACCAGCCTGCTGCGCTTGTTATGCGGGCTTTCGCGCCCCGCGGCGGGCGCCGTGCTCTGGTTGGGGGCGGATACCAGCGAGGAGTGCGAGAATTTTCAAAGAGCACTCATCTACCAGGGGCATTTGAACGCGCTCAAGGACGACTTGGCGCCCGAGGAGAATTTGAGTTTTGCGTTGCACAAGGCGAGCGACCGGGCCGCTGTGTCGCATTGCCTGCGCGAGCATGGCTTGGGAGCCTGTTTGGGATTGCCGGTGCGCGTATTGTCTCAAGGGCAAAAGCGCAGAGTCGCGCTCGCCCGGTTATCCTTGGCGGGGGCGCGGCCGCTGTGGATTTTGGATGAGCCCTTCGCCGCGCTCGATACGGCGGCCAGCGTGTCGCTCGCCAATTTGATCGTCAAGCACGTGCGCCAGCAGGGGACGGTGTTGCTCACCAGCCACCAGGAGGTGGAGTTTGCGGACTTACCGCTTCAGCGCTTGCATTTGT